Below is a genomic region from Deltaproteobacteria bacterium.
AATCGTTTTTGATACCAGAGTCTCATTTCTTCGAGCCCCTCTTTCAGAGTCACGATGGATTGATGGCCCAGCTTTTTCAGCTTTTCCGTATTAGGGCAACGACGCTTGACCGACCCTTCAGGAGCTTTTTCAATGATGATATCAGTTGGTTTGTTACATATCTCCAACACGAGTTTGGCCAGATCTCGTATCTTTAATTCATCTGAATTGCCGATATGAACTATCTGACCATTAGCCGATTCGCTCATCATAACACGCTCTGTCGCAGCAACGGCATCTGAAACATAACAAAAAGAACGTGTTTCTTGCCCTCCAAAAACCTTGAGCGGCAATTCTCCCTTGAAGATCCTTTCGAAAAATTGTGGCAGGACATGATCAAATCCCATTCTTGGTCCATAAATGTTGTGATAACGAACAATTGAGAAACGGAGTGGTTGAACTCTGGCAAAGGAGAAAAGGGCGGATTCGGCCAGAAGCTTGCTGGCCCCATAAGACCAACGAACATTCGTAATATCTTCAATGCAGAGTGGAATATCCTCTCGTGAAGGGATCAGCCCCTCGACGAGCTCAGTGGTGCCGGCATAAGTTTCGGAGGACGAAGAGTAGAGGATTTTTGCTTTACTGTTTTTACGCATCCAATCGAGGAGATAGAGTGTGGAGAGGACGTTGACCTTTATCACCTGATCCGGAATCGTATAAAAGTTTTTGGTTCCGTTGATTGCGGCCAGGTGATAAATAAAATCATATTCCCCTTCTAACTTTTTAAAAGATTCCTTTTCCGTGAGGTCGAGTGCCAGAAACTTGATTTTCGGTTGGTTCAGAAGCGATTCAAAATCCTGATCCCTTTGTCCCCGTTTCAGGTTATCGACGAGTGTCAGTGAATGTCCCTGCCTTACAAGCGAGGAGGCGAGATGGTATCCAATGAATCCCGCCGCTCCCGTAATCAAGATTTTGCTCATATTCCGGTTCCCAAGTAGGTAATTCCCTCTAAACGACTCACCACCTGTTTGTTCAACATCCGCCAGCTATCATAAACGATGGCAGGCTTCCGCAACCGCTTCGCAATTTCATGCATATCCCAATTGCGATAGGAGCGGTGATTATTGGCAATGAGGAGCAGATCGACTTGATCAGCGCCTTCCGGCATATTGACCGGTGTTATACCTAATTTTTGAATCTCTTTGTGCGAGACGACGGGATCATACCCTTTGATATGAGGTGTGTGTTTTCCCACTTCCTCCAGGAGCCACAGGGATGTTGAATCTCTCAGGTCAGCGGTTTCCGGGTCCCCTTTGAAAGCAAATCCTGCCAACAGGACGGTTGCATTATTCAAGTTTTTACCGATTTTTCTCATCTCTTGATCAAGTCGAGTGATGATCCGTCGGGGCATCTCTTCATTGATCTTTCTTGCGGATGAAATCAGTTCGGGAGAATATCCGGCTTCCTTGGAAAAATGGATCAGGATGTGAGGATCTTTCGACAGGCAGGCGCCCCCCACACCGGGTGATGGAACAGGGATATTGTTTCGTGGATAATGAACGTTGGCAGAGCGGATGACCTCAGTGGCATCTAAATTAAGTTTTTCTGCGATGGAGGCTATTTCGTTTGCGTAGGCAAACCGCACATCCCGATAGCTGTTATCAATGATCTTTACAAACTCCGAGGCCTCTAGGGAAGAACTGGTAATAAGAGTTGGTGTCAAGCGATGAAAAAAGGCACTCGCCATATCCACGCACTTGGGGGACAGACCGCCAACGATTTGAGGATTTTCTCTCAGCTCAACGAGTGCCTTGCCCTCAATGGTGCGTTCAGGTGTAAAGGCCACATGGAAATCAATGCCTGCTTTGAGTGAGGAATGGTATTCAAGAGCTGGTATGACTTTTGCGCGGGTTGTTCCAACCGGAATTGTGGATCGGAGACAGACAAGGCTCCCTTTTTTCAGATGTCGACCCACATCCGCCACAACATGATCAATATACTGGAGATTAGGAATCTTTTGACCCTTAAGGAGTGGTGTCCCTACCGAAATAATATAAATAGTAAAAGAGGTCGCTGGCATTTGGTTAACAATTTTGAGTCTCTTTTCCTTGAGTTGTTCTTTCAGGCGTGACTGGAGGTTTTCTTCATGAAAGTGGGGAATTCCATCGTTAAGAGAACGCACAACATCCTCATTTGTTTCCACGCCGGTCACATCATAACCGACATCTGCAAGAGCTACGGCGAGGGTCAAACCGACGTAACCCATTCCCATGACACAAACTTTGGTTTCGTCATTCATTGGGGCTCTCCTTTAGGTAGGCTTGTAGGGCCTCTTTCCACGGTCTCAGGTTCGGGAGACCTAAGGAATTGAGGCGTTTGCTTTCCAGAACAGAATAGGGAGGTCGGACAGCCGGGCGACGATAGTCCTGATAGCTGATAGGCTGGACCTGCACCTCCATTTTTCTTTGGCGAAAGATCTCCTCGGCAAAATCCATCCAGGAGCATAAGCCACTATTGGTCAAATGGTAGAGGCCAAAGGCCTCTGTTTGAAGGAGAGGAAAGATACCTGTCGCAAGATCTTTCGTATACGTTGGATTGACAATTTGGTCTGTGACGACAGAAACTTTTCCTTCCCGTCCTTTTTTAAGGAAAAGTTCTACAATGTTTGTGCCTTTCACACTGCTTTTTGAGAGACCATAGAGACCGGAAGAGCGGACAATAAAATGACGTGGGGCTATCATCTGGACAAAGTATTCACCCAACAGTTTTGACAAGCCGTAATTGTTCAAGGGGTTTGGTAAATCCTCTTCTGTATAGGGAAGTCCTTTCTTGCCATCAAAGACATAGTCCGTGCTGATGGATACCAATACGGCATTCTGATCTCGACAGGTCTCTGCCAGATTTTTGACTGCAAAGGCATTTACTTCAAACGCCTCGCGCCATTCTTCTTCACACTTATCGACATTCAAGAACGCAGCTGTGTTGATCACGAAATCCGGTTTGAGTTCACGGACAGCTTTCTGGACGGCGCTGTAATCCTTCAGCTCAAGATCGGCATGGGTCATTGGAATCATTTTAAAAGAGGCAGGTGCTACTTTTAAGAGATCTTGTCCCAGTTGACCGTTGGCACCGAGCAGGAGAATTTTCTTCTGGGCATTCATGATTTGTTGAGGGATTGAGATAACCGATAAAGCGAGACTGAGAGAGGTTTTTTGTCAAAGTTGCCCAATGGCAACTCCATCATCAGTGAACAGTGAAATTGGGTCTGGCAGATCTTTTCGAAGACTTGTGATTCTAAACGGGGATTGCCCCATTTTTCCAAGAGAAGAAAATCAGGGTTCCACTGAGCAACAATGGTGGGGAGAGTATCCGTATGAAAGCTTCTTATGTAGGTCGATTTGATTTCAGGTTGTCGCAACAAGAGGAAAGCCGAATCAACAGTGAGTATGACAGGCCCGTTTGGGCTCTTTTCAGATTTTACCGCTTCTGCAATGCGCGATGATGTCTCATGAAGACGACCTATTTCTTCCGCAAAGAGCCACCGTTGGTGTTTGAAGAGATCCGCGCTGATCATCAGGAGGAGAAGCAGTAACGCAAGGGTCCTAGGTGCCTTTTTTTGTTGTTGAGCAAGAAGAAGAGACAGAGACAGGGTAGCAAAATAAATGACAGGAAGGAGGAATAATATAACTGATTGGACACCCACGCCCCCAACACAGTTAACCGTTCCCAAAAGAAATGGCATCAGGATGAACCAACTCCCCATCACAATGGAAAAGGGTAAAATCTGTTTCGAGGGGAAGGACGACCTACGCAAGAGGCGAACAAAATAGCCCCAGCCACAAAAAGCGGTTGCCCAGATGAGCAGTAGACCTCCGCCCTTAATGGCATAACGGGCATACGATTTGGGAAGTTCAATAGCCCATTTTAAAGAAGGATGGAAATAACCTTGAATGGCCGACTGGGCATCATAGGCAGAAATATTCCACCAGACCCCTTTCGCGGGTGCCAGATATACAGCGT
It encodes:
- a CDS encoding nucleotide sugar dehydrogenase, encoding MNDETKVCVMGMGYVGLTLAVALADVGYDVTGVETNEDVVRSLNDGIPHFHEENLQSRLKEQLKEKRLKIVNQMPATSFTIYIISVGTPLLKGQKIPNLQYIDHVVADVGRHLKKGSLVCLRSTIPVGTTRAKVIPALEYHSSLKAGIDFHVAFTPERTIEGKALVELRENPQIVGGLSPKCVDMASAFFHRLTPTLITSSSLEASEFVKIIDNSYRDVRFAYANEIASIAEKLNLDATEVIRSANVHYPRNNIPVPSPGVGGACLSKDPHILIHFSKEAGYSPELISSARKINEEMPRRIITRLDQEMRKIGKNLNNATVLLAGFAFKGDPETADLRDSTSLWLLEEVGKHTPHIKGYDPVVSHKEIQKLGITPVNMPEGADQVDLLLIANNHRSYRNWDMHEIAKRLRKPAIVYDSWRMLNKQVVSRLEGITYLGTGI
- a CDS encoding glycosyltransferase family 39 protein gives rise to the protein MSKKLQIIVLAGIVLLAFGLRIYRLSDDLPYNDLGPTGAFLLDEGGYQLSAFHKVRLGEWQLPGTYYLGWTIRGYQQWVAAFFNLFDPNLFSARLASVTAVMISFFLLLAFLWKRTSATFILLFGLLAAINYPFVMWSKFASPYPVVLLPAALFCLSLSYALERQSIFWSLLAGLFVAVIGTVKETSLFFFPIGILACLATHRWHYKLNWPRVLWNPLLISFTAGFIIPYEIYNAVYLAPAKGVWWNISAYDAQSAIQGYFHPSLKWAIELPKSYARYAIKGGGLLLIWATAFCGWGYFVRLLRRSSFPSKQILPFSIVMGSWFILMPFLLGTVNCVGGVGVQSVILFLLPVIYFATLSLSLLLAQQQKKAPRTLALLLLLLMISADLFKHQRWLFAEEIGRLHETSSRIAEAVKSEKSPNGPVILTVDSAFLLLRQPEIKSTYIRSFHTDTLPTIVAQWNPDFLLLEKWGNPRLESQVFEKICQTQFHCSLMMELPLGNFDKKPLSVSLYRLSQSLNKS
- a CDS encoding NAD-dependent epimerase/dehydratase family protein, whose translation is MSKILITGAAGFIGYHLASSLVRQGHSLTLVDNLKRGQRDQDFESLLNQPKIKFLALDLTEKESFKKLEGEYDFIYHLAAINGTKNFYTIPDQVIKVNVLSTLYLLDWMRKNSKAKILYSSSSETYAGTTELVEGLIPSREDIPLCIEDITNVRWSYGASKLLAESALFSFARVQPLRFSIVRYHNIYGPRMGFDHVLPQFFERIFKGELPLKVFGGQETRSFCYVSDAVAATERVMMSESANGQIVHIGNSDELKIRDLAKLVLEICNKPTDIIIEKAPEGSVKRRCPNTEKLKKLGHQSIVTLKEGLEEMRLWYQKRFIEGQAA
- the rfbD gene encoding dTDP-4-dehydrorhamnose reductase; its protein translation is MNAQKKILLLGANGQLGQDLLKVAPASFKMIPMTHADLELKDYSAVQKAVRELKPDFVINTAAFLNVDKCEEEWREAFEVNAFAVKNLAETCRDQNAVLVSISTDYVFDGKKGLPYTEEDLPNPLNNYGLSKLLGEYFVQMIAPRHFIVRSSGLYGLSKSSVKGTNIVELFLKKGREGKVSVVTDQIVNPTYTKDLATGIFPLLQTEAFGLYHLTNSGLCSWMDFAEEIFRQRKMEVQVQPISYQDYRRPAVRPPYSVLESKRLNSLGLPNLRPWKEALQAYLKESPNE